The sequence below is a genomic window from Cicer arietinum cultivar CDC Frontier isolate Library 1 chromosome 6, Cicar.CDCFrontier_v2.0, whole genome shotgun sequence.
GACTGCCGGGGCACCAAGTGGAGGGAGAATGGAAGAAACAGGGGACTCTGCAAAATCACCAGCTGGTTCTTCTGGTGTTTCTAGTTCATCGAGGATTCGGCTTGAAGTTGTGGAAGTGACTGTAAGGAATATCAATGCCATAAACATTATGGGTTTGAGGGGTATAGTGGTAGCGATCGTGTCAAAGCGTGCCATGTTTGTTAGTGTTTGATAGTTCAATATTGCGTTTTGATGTGATGATAGAGTTATGGGAACATGTATAAATAGCAAGACTTGAAACACCACTAACagtaatgtattattattatacaacaAAATGATGGAGTTGATGAGAGGAGTTGTTGTGTATATATGGAGCTGATAACTATCTTTCAGCCCTCCCTCTTTCTCATTGTAGTAGTTAGAACTAAACATCaagtattatataaataatctGTCACTGGGAACCTCAAGCCAATAAATTCTAAAATACTGATTAATTCTAAATAAATGACAAATTCAGTTGGctaattgaaaagaaaatatatattaatactcataaaatccattcttttaaataatttttttttttgaagaagtAAAAGGaatattattaacaaaagaACCAAAGAGGCATGAGATGAGATGCCAATACaagtgtacattttacagcaaAAAGCTTTCTAACAGACCAACAAAGAAACACCTGACATAAACAACACAAACCACACCATGCTCGACTAATACAagcacaataaaataaaaagatgacAACACACTCATTTCACCTTGACCCTCAGTCATATGTTAAAAGCCAAAATCAGCAACTGCACCTTCACTCTTCATTACTGATGCCACTACTGCGAAATCTCCGGATACCAGCACCTGAACGCCAGAAAAGATACCCACAAGACAAACTATAATTGCCTGAGAACATCAACGACCCACCCAATTAAGATTGAAGCAGATCCTCAAAAACACTCTAACGGTTGTAATAACCACTGATTAATAGAGTAATCAAACCCGTTCACTTTGCTTTTTAGCCATCACCAAGCCAGAGTTTGAATTTCCTCTATCCAAGTTTCGATCAGCCCCtccttattttttaatatcttctCATTACACCCCTTCCACAACACCCAAACGCAAGCAAATCAAATAACGCTGAAGCTTTCTACCTTCACTCTTCTGCTGTTCAACAGTCCCGCAAAGTGATGAAAATTCGACGTAGCGTCTATGTGCAACGCAGTGGACAGATTCAACCAATCATTATGCGATgtcatcttttaaataattattaaactgCATATCAAGTTTGCACTAGTATCAATGCTTTTTTAATTAGTATATGGTGTATGCGGTCACTAAGGATTCCAACCAAAATAGAAACACAGAATTCAACCTTTGGGTCAACTTTCAACAGAACAGTTTTTATACCAACCATGGGAGACCGCAGATAAAAAATATCAGCAATTACGGACTCCTGATACTTTACTTTCATCTCATCTTTCCAGCAGCATTTATACACCCACTCAAAACAATTTGTTCATCACCTTGAAATGTAAACAGTTCTGTGCCAAGAAAACCAATATCTCAGTTTCCCATTACTAGAATCAGGGCAAAGTGAATTCAAAATGATGACGCCCTGGAATGGATCAGACAAAAAAATCACCACAAAAGATGTATGCAATTGGTTAATattgattgattaaaattagatggaCAAAGATGTAATTATATTCATAAGACCACTTGCAGCCTTATCATCCTCACTGCAAGCAAACTTTATCACAGTTTCCCAACTCTCCAAATCAAAATCTACCTTTCTCTTCTCCATCTCTTCCAATACAAAGCATCCACCATCAACATTCCCAGACTTCAACAATCCAACAACCAAACAATTAAACGTATCGGACCGCGGGCAATGTCTACTTGCCAACATTGCATTCAAAACATTTAACCCTTGCTCAAAATCCCCACTCCGGCACAAACCATCAAGCATCATCCTGTATGTAGCTGCATTTGGCTCACAACCACCAATCTGCATCTCCATCAACATTTTGTAAGCATCCACAGTTTTACCTTCCTTGCAAAGATAATTCACCAATACATTGTACGACACGACATCCGGCTTAAGCCGCCTCTTTTTCATCTCGCGGAGTAAAACCATAGCCTCATCAATCTTCCCTCTCTTTCCGAGATCATTCATCAAAACAGAAAAATTCACCAGCTTAGGTTTACATCCGCGATACGCCATATCAAACATTAGCTTCTTAGCTTCCTCATACTTTCCTTCAGAGCACAAGCCTTCCATTAAAAGCGCATAGGTAACTTCATTAGCACGTTTTCCTTTATGTTTCATATCATCAAGCAAGGTCATAGCTTTATCCAAATCACCCTTTCTAGACAAAAACCCAATGAGACTATTATAAGTAACAACACTTGGCTGAACTCTCTTCTGaagcatttcatcaaacacctcgCACGCTCTTGCACACTCACTGTACTCTATTCAGaagcatttcatcaaacacttcACACACTCTTCCCCACTCACCTTTCGCCAACCACCCTTTGATCATTATATTGAACGTGACAGTATTTGGACGAAAACCCATTTCATAGGAACGAGCGAAAGCGTCGTTTGCTTCGGAAAACATACGATGGTCAACGAGAAGATTGAGAAGCGCATTTAACGACTGCAAAGTTCGAACGCAATTGTATTGCGGCATTGTTTGAAATAGATGAATGGCTTTTAAGGGACCGTAATGTTGAAAGAGAGCGATGAAAAGGGTTTCTTTACAATGCATGTTggtttgtttgatttgagtgaGTATGGTTTCGACGGCATGAAAGTTTCTAGAACGAGCGAGTTTGTAAAGCAATGCGGCGTAGGAAGGGTAATAGTGTTTGTAACCGAGTTGGTTGTAATGGTGAAAAAGAGACAAAGCTTGTTCTGAGTTTTCAACATGTTTGATTTCGGTGATGAAAGGAATGTGTTTGCGATGGCGAAACTTTGAAGTTGACCCTTGAGGTTGATGTGAATTTGTGTGGAAAAGAACGTTTTCATTATGATAACGAAAGAACAATAGATTCCGATTAATCGCGTTGGCTCTATGATACATCATTCAACCGGGAAGAGAGAAAGATTTCATTCAGTTCCAATCGAAACTTCGATGGAGGGGACTATCTGAATTGAAAATTACTCTAaggacaaaaaatattaaaataattcatctatttatttttcaattttgctaCCAACACCCTtcaaatgtattaaaaaatcaaaattatcaaattacTGCTCCTTTTATTTCAATCTTTttcatcttcattaacctaaagcatcttcttcctcttcattctatcttcatcatcttcattcaACATCTTTTAATGTGGAGGGTCATCGTGTTATACTTAATGAAGGTACTTCTAATGTGGAGGGTCGTCGTGTTAGGTCAACTACTTGTGCACGGACACAACGACGACGGGTACAACGGCAACAGGAAGAATCCCAACCCGAAGCTCAACCTGAAGCCCAACCAGCTGACATAAATGAACCTCCATAGGATGATGGATATCCTAGTGGTCCAGTTGATAGTTCTGTCCTTAGGACATTCGACGATCATGCGGCGACTCCACTTTGGGATGACGCGataattttttcaatcaaataaagttaaattatattttttaacttatattaTTTCACTTAATTAATTTCAAGATCGCAGAGAATTAAGGGTGTTTAGCAACggtaaaaaattaatagaagtTGTTATTGAACACGAAGAGGTTGAACAACTGGTTAAAAACTCGGGACTATATTCTTTGCGAAAATGCAGCTACAAAATGATCGACAAATGAATCATTTATGCATTCGTATAGAGGTGGTATTGTGATACCAATAGTTTTCATCTCCCAATTGGAGAGATGACGATTACTTTGGACGACGTGTCCTCTCTACTGCATATCCTCATCACCGATGCATTCTTCagtgttaatgtatttaacaaaGATGACGGTGCATATATATTGGAAGACCTTCTTAGAGTTAGTCACACTGTTGCTTATGTTGAATTTAATGTCACGCAGACAACCACAGTTCGGTATAATTGGTTACTTGAGGTATAATGTCAGTGTTGTCGTGACCAGCATTGGCAAATGGCTGCGAggatatttcttttgtttttaatcgGTTGCACACTGTTCAACGATAAGAGTGACTACGCAATTAGTGTTGCCTAACTTGACTGCTTCCAATACCTTAATTCTTGTGGGGGGATATGCATGGGGTACAACTCCTCTTGCTTACCTATATGACAATCTTCGATAAGCCAACATGTATTAAACCAGAACTATTTCAGGGTATCTAACACTTTTACACGTAAATTGTATGGTTGTTTATTGTGtttataatttctattattaatgattctaaactaatgatatgttattatatatgtgcAAGCGTGGGTCTATGAATATTTTCCTACAATATGTAGAGATTGTTGTAAATTTTCTCCTAGTTATGTTGAAGACTATCCTAGAGCACTTAGATGGAAGCCTAAAAGGGATAAGAGTTTGGTTCTTCTATTTAGGAAAACTCTTGATGAGATTGACATTAATGAAGTCTGTTGGACACCATACGAGGAGCATCAAGTGAAGCGATCTTTTGAAGAGGTTTCTTTATTTCGAGGGTGGATACGCTGGGGTCCGAAGATGTATGCGCATCTGCCAGACAAAGTATTGTGTCAATACGGTAATGTCCAAACCATTCATGGCTCACCGTTAGAGGTAGTGGGTCAAACGACCACACCAGAGGAAATGGACATTATGTTTACACAATACGATGTGCATGTAGTGGATGTTGGCGCAGTTGTGCAGGGACATGTAGTCTGCTCGAATGATTATATTTACTGGTTTCGCAGAATTTCTCATCCATACATCATTCGTAGAGAACCAGTCCACGAAGAACATGTCGCCCATGCAGTTGATGCAAAACCTACTGATCATGCAGATGATGATGCCACTCATGCAGTTGATGGCGCTGATCCCGCCGATGAAGTAGTTGACATAACGGTATATTAATtagtcatattttatttttactagtcacatttaatttattttagctATTCATATTTAATCTTCATTGATTACACAACCTTGATTCACGTAAATgtacgtgaattaagattgcGTACATACTGAGATGTTTAATTTTCAAACTCCATTGATTACACAATCTTAAACCATGTACGTTTATGTGAATGAAGATTGCATACTTcctgaaatttttaatttttttcaacataCGTGAATTTAGTTCACGTAACAACACaatgtacgtgaactgagttcacgtacaatCATCagatttagaaagaaaaaaaaaatcaaactcaaaaacaGACCAACAAACATATCTTTTTAGGTCACTTTAACCACGATGTGATGACGGAACTGATGAGGTGTAGATTATAAGTGAGTGGTGTGGGTTTTGAATGATTATGAGTTAGGGTTGGTGAGGTATGGTGATTTTTTGATATATGAGTTATGAGATGTGATGAATGGTGATGAATGTGAGTTATGAGTTagcaaaattgtaaaaaatattataaatatcaaaggATATTTTGggcattttggtttttttagaaatttgagGAGTGTGGGTAGCAATATTGTTCATTTTTTAGAAAGAGAGAAGctaggaagaagaagaagaagaaaaaaaagcaatttccttttctttacaatcataaaaattaaatttttaatcacCAATCGATAATTTGATGAAAATGGCCATCAATTTTCAAGGAAAATCCGTTCACAAGACCTAAACccacaaaaaaattataggctta
It includes:
- the LOC101511575 gene encoding uncharacterized protein, with the translated sequence MMYHRANAINRNLLFFRYHNENVLFHTNSHQPQGSTSKFRHRKHIPFITEIKHVENSEQALSLFHHYNQLGYKHYYPSYAALLYKLARSRNFHAVETILTQIKQTNMHCKETLFIALFQHYGPLKAIHLFQTMPQYNCVRTLQSLNALLNLLVDHRMFSEANDAFARSYEMGFRPNTVTFNIMIKGWLAKGEWGRVCEVFDEMLQKRVQPSVVTYNSLIGFLSRKGDLDKAMTLLDDMKHKGKRANEVTYALLMEGLCSEGKYEEAKKLMFDMAYRGCKPKLVNFSVLMNDLGKRGKIDEAMVLLREMKKRRLKPDVVSYNVLVNYLCKEGKTVDAYKMLMEMQIGGCEPNAATYRMMLDGLCRSGDFEQGLNVLNAMLASRHCPRSDTFNCLVVGLLKSGNVDGGCFVLEEMEKRKVDFDLESWETVIKFACSEDDKAASGLMNIITSLSI